TATCGGTGACGAAATATCAGATTTCAGCGGACTATTTGAAGCTGAAACTTTTACTTTTATTGATACACAGGAATTAATTGAAAGCAGGCATCTTAATGAAATAGAAAATCAGATTATCCTGCTGAAGGGAGCCAGAAAATTTGAAATCGAACGGCTTAAAGAAATTCTTGAACTCAGAAAACACGACACGGTATTGGAAATTAACCTGAATGCCATCCTTCATAATATCAATTTCCATAAATCCCTGTTGAAACCCGCTACCAAAATGATGGCTATGGTAAAAGCCAATGCCTACGGATTGGGCAGCTATGAAATTTCAGAATTCCTGCAGCATCACCATATTGATTATTTAGGAGTAGCTTTCGCAGATGAAGGCGTGGAACTCCGGAAGAAAGGGATTACCGTCCCCATCATCGTGATGAATCCCGAGCAGCACAGCTATGAAACTGTAATCCGATATAACCTTGAACCTGAAATTTACAGTTTCCGGGTTCTGGAACTCTTTGATAAAGCAGTCCAGAAATCGGGTCATGATGCAAAATATCCTATCCATATCAAACTGGAGACCGGGATGCACCGCCTGGGATTCAAAGGTGATGAATTAGACCGGTTGAGTGAAATTTTAAATCACAGGAATCTTCAGATTCAAAGTATTTTCAGCCATCTTTCGTCTTCAGATATACCGGATGAAAAGGAATTTACTTTGGCGCAGCTGAAAATGTTTGAGAAAAATTCTGCGTATCTGATAAAAAAACTGGACTACACGCCGATGCGCCATATTCTAAATTCTTCCGGGATTACCGGTTATACAGATCATCAGTATGACATGGTAAGGATAGGCATCGGGATGCTTGGGGAATCACCTAATTATGAGATACAGAAACAGCTTCACTCTGTGGTAAGTTTCAAAACGGTTATTTCACAGATCTCAATAGTAGAAAAGGATGAATCGGTTGGGTACAGCAGGCGGTTTAAGGCAGAACGTACGACAAGGATTGCCACCATCCCTGTAGGATATGCAGATGGTATCCCGAGGCTGATCGGAAATCAGGTCGGAAACGTAGGAGTCAATAAAACGCTGGCACCTATTGTAGGAAGTATCTGCATGGATATGATGATGATTAATGTTGACCATATTTCGCATTTAAAAGAAGGTGACCCTGTTACCCTGTTCAATGCAAAACCAAGCCTGAAAGAATTTGCGGACTACTGCAAAACCATTACCTACGAAGTATTAACCTCTATTTCGCCCCGGGTGAAAAGGATTTATATAAAAGATTAACTTATGAAAAAGCTCCTGGTCCTTTTATTTGCATTTCAAATACTTTTGATTCATTCTCAGGTAAAGAACGACCTGAAGATCCCAAATAATCCAAGGATCGGACTTTCACTTGCCGGTGGCGGAGCTAAAGGATTTTCCCATGTAGGCGTACTTAAAGTGCTGGATTCTTTAGGCGTAAAAGTAGATTACATTTCCGGGACGAGTATGGGCGCTATCGTCGGCGGCTTGTATGCTTCAGGATATTCCGGAAAGGAAATCGAGAAAATCGTCATGGATACAGATTTTTATTCTTTAATCCTGGATCCTAAAACGACCCGGCAGGAAACCACATTTTTTAATAAGTCCGTAGACAAATATCTTTTATCAATCCCTCTTAAAAACGGAAAGATTACCCTTCCCTCTTCCATCAGTACCGGACAGAAAAATGTTTACTTACTGAAAGAGCTTTTTAAAAATGTTTCCAATATTAATGATTTCTCAAAGCTCCCTATTCCATTCATGTGCATAGCCACCAATCTCGAAAGCGGGAACATGGAAATTTTTGAGAAAGGAGACCTCGTACAGTCTATTATGGCAAGCTCTGCCTTTCCTTCATTAATGGATCCCGTAAAGATCGGGGACAGTATTTATATTGACGGGGCCATGACGGTAAATTATCCTTCAAAACCGTTAAAGGATAAAGGTATTGATATTGTAATCGGTGTGGACCTTAACCAGGACCTTTCAAAACGGGAAGACCTGAACAGCATTGTGGCCATATTAAATCAGGTCATTGATTTCGGGATTAAAAAAGATACCCGCAGACAATATAAATATACTGACATCAATATCAAGCCGGATCTGAAAGGGATGACTGCCACAAGCTATGATGACAAGAAAAAAATTCTCGACAGCGGATATGCCGAAGGCCTTAAATATGCAGAGATCCTGAATGAACTCCCCAAACGGCCCTTTGACCGTCTCAGGCAGCATATAAACCCGATTTATTCCAACGTCTATAAGATAGACAGTGTTTCTATAGAAGGCGGACGGATTTACGGTGAAAATTATGTCCTAGGAAAAATGGGACTACGCCTGCCTTCCCTTCAGACCTATGGAAGCATCAACAAAAAAATAGATAAGCTTGTTGCCACCAATAATTATAAATTCATCAACTATGACATCGTTACGGAAAATAATGCCAATTATCTTAAGCTCTATGTCACCGAAGATAATTCCAGGCATTTCGTTAAATTCGGTCTGCATTATGACGAAATTTTCAAAACCGGCCTGCTGCTGAATTATTCAGCTAAAAGGCTTTTGTTCAGAAATTCCAACCTTTCCCTGGATGTCATTGTAGGAGATAAACCTAGGTATTACCTAAATTATTTCATCGACAACGGCTATATTCCGGGTGTCGGAATCTATTCTTCCGGAATGAGCTTTGACCTGCGGGATGCCGATAATAACAATACTGAAAAATGGATGTGGCTGAGGAATGAGGTCTACATCCAATCCATATGGAAAGATAAGTTTGCTGTCGGCGGCGGGATCAGTAATGATTACTTTGAAGCAGAATCCAATGGCACCAATAAGCGATATAACCGTTTTTTAAATCCTTATATTTTCCTTAAAAGTGATACACAGGATGATAAGGACTTCCCTACCCGCGGAATCTATATTAATGCTGAAGGGAAAGTAATCGATCTTTTAAAGTCTGAAGTTGACAAAAGACTGGTACAGGTGAAAGCGGATATCAGGATCAATTTTCCTGTTACCAGACAGTTTGCCTATCGCCTTAACCTGTATGGCGGAATTACCATCGGAGAAAACCTTCCCCAATTTTACCAATACAGTCTGGGAGGAATTTTTGAACAGAATCTGGTTAATTTCAGGAGCTTCTCCGGATTTTATTTCGGGCAGCTCAGTACCAATAATGTGATCCTGATTTCAAACGATGTACAGTTTAAATTCAGCAAAAATTATTTTATCAGCGGAAACTTTTCTTTAGCCAATCTGTCTGATGATATCAGTTTTGAAGATGCCGTAAAGCTGAATTACAGTTCAGTCGGATTAACGGCAGGATACAAATCTCCTTTCGGGCAGATCAAGATCAACTTCAGTCACTCACTTAAAAATAACCAAAAAGGCATATTCAGTGTCATTCTGGGACACTGGTTTTAATTACATCATGATACAATTTTTTTATGAAAACGTACCGGAATCTGTAAGCACAGGGTACACGGCATGGCTGGAAGATATTATTATTTCAGAAGGAAAAAAACCCGGGGATATCAATTATATATTCTGTGATGACGAATATTTATTGAAGGTAAACCAGGACTATTTACAGCATGATTACTATACAGACATCATTACCTTCGACTATGTAAAAGGCAAGACGATAAGCGGAGAGATTTTTGTATCTTTGCAGCGCATTTCAGATAATGCTTCTACCCTGCTCAAGGATTACGAAGAAGAACTCAGAAGAGTTTTGGCCCACGGAATCCTTCATCTTTCCGGATATAAGGATAAGACACAGCAAGAAGAAATGATAATGCGAAGCAAAGAAGATTTTTATTTAGCAAAATATGAGCATTAATAATTTAAGTGTGAAGCTTTAATTAATAAGGAGCTTAATCCCGCTTTCCGCACTCGCTATTTTCTTTTCTGTAAAAAGAAAATGAGCTCAGACAAATGCTGCAATCGGGGCTAAAAGAACAGTAATACAGTCGATCAAATCATGTATTCCGGTAGAATGTTTCACGTGAAACATTGTAAAAAAAAATTTAAAACATAAGGCTTAAAACAAGCATAAAAATGATTTCAGAAACATATGATGTAATAGTGGTGGGAGCCGGACATGCAGGATGTGAAGCAGCAGCTGCCGCAGCCAACCTGGGTTCTAAGACACTTCTGGTTACCATGAATATGCAGACCATCGGACAGATGAGCTGCAACCCTGCAATGGGAGGAATTGCTAAAGGACAGATTGTACGGGAGATTGATGCAATGGGAGGCTACTCAGGAATTATTGCCGATAAATCTGCCATCCAGTTTAAGATGCTTAACCTTTCCAAAGGCCCTGCCATGTGGTCTCCGAGAACACAAAATGACAGGATGCTTTTTGCAGAAGAATGGCGTCTTGCCTTGGAGAATACGCCCAATCTTGATTTCTTTCAGGATATGGTAAAGCAGCTTATTATAGAAAACAATAAAGTTGCAGGTGTAGTTACTTCTTTAGGAATCGAGATAAAAGCCCATTCTGTTGTTCTGACGAACGGTACTTTCCTGAACGGATTAATCCATGTAGGAGACAAACAATTGGGCGGCGGAAGAATGGGTGAACCAAGAGCTTTCGGAATTACAGAGCAGTTGGTTTCTTTAGGTTTTGAAGCAGGCAGAATGAAAACCGGTACTCCACCGAGAGTGGATGGAAGAAGCCTGGATTATTCTAAAATGGAAGAACAGAAAGGAGATGAAAATCCTCAAAAATTCAGCTACTTAGATACCCCTGTATTAACCAGACAATTAAGTTGTCATATTGTTTATACTAATGAAGCCGTACACGATATTTTGCGTGAAGGTTTTGACAGAAGCCCGATGTTCAACGGAACAATCCAAAGCTTAGGACCGAGATACTGCCCGAGTATTGAAGATAAAATCAACCGTTTTGCAGAGCGGAACAGGCATCAGCTTTTTGTGGAACCTGAAGGTTGGAAAACCGTAGAGATCTATGTTAACGGATTCAGTTCCTCATTACCGGAAGATGTACAGGTTAAAGCCATGAAACACATTCCAGGATTTGAGAATGTAAAAGTATTCCGTCCAGGCTATGCCATTGAATATGACTACTTCCCCCCTACCCAGCTAAAACATACTTTAGAGACAAAGCTGATTGAACATTTATATTTTGCAGGGCAGATCAACGGTACTACCGGTTATGAAGAAGCAGCAGGACAAGGGCTGATGGCAGGAATCAATGCGCACAATAAAGTTCATCAGAAAGATGAGTTTATCTTAAACAGAGATGAAGCATATATTGGAGTTCTTATTGATGACCTGATTACAAAAGGAACGGAAGAGCCGTACCGGATGTTTACTTCAAGAGCAGAATACAGGCTTCTTCTTAGACAGGATAATGCAGATATCAGATTGACCCGGAAATCTTTTGAGTTAGGCTTAGCAAAAGAGGAAAGACTGGAAAAAGTTGAACAGAAAGTAGCTCATAGTGAAGAACTTGAAAGCTTTCTTCGCGAAACTTCTTTAAAGCCGGGAATGATTAACCCGATACTGGACAGTATTGAAAGCAGTCCTGTAGATCAGGCATACAGAGCATCACAGATTCTTACAAGACCCAATATGACCCTTGAAAAACTGGAAAGTATTGAGGCTATTAAAGAAAAAGCATCCCAATACAGTAATGAAGTGAAAGAACAGGCTGAAATCAACATTAAGTATAAAGGATACATAGAAAAGGAAAAGGAAAACGTAGCCAAACTGAACCGTCTTGAAAATATCAAGATTCCGGAGGATTTTGAATATGCTAAAATTTCCAGCCTTTCTGCAGAAGCAAGACAGAAAATGACCAATGTAAAACCTAAGACCATTGCACAGGCCGGAAGAATAAGTGGCGTTTCTCCTGCTGATATTAATGTTTTGCTGGTCTATCTAGGAAGATAATTAATAATATGTTTCACGTGAAACATTAAAAATATTTTTAAAAATTATTTAAAATTTGAAGTTTACAAAAGCTTCAAATTTTATTTTTAATAATTATATACAATGAAAATTAAAGATCATTTTCTTTCTCAGGAAATATTTGAAATTAAAGAAACCGATACACAGGGTATTTTTAAGACCTCTCCTATTCCATCCAATATTTCCAGATATTATGAAAGCGAAGATTATATTTCTCATCACCAGGATTCAGGAAGTTTAAAGGAAAAGCTGTATAAATTCCTGCAGTCTTTTAACCTGCAGTATAAAAAGACGATCCTATTGGACAGAATAAAAAAAGGAGCTAAAGTGTTGGATTACGGTTGCGGTGCAGGAGAATTTGTAAAGTATATTGAGAATGATTTTGAAACATTTGGGTTTGAACCAGATGCTGATGCAAGGAAAGCAGCGCAGAATAAAATTTCCAAGGCAGCTATTTTAGATGATATTAATCTTATTCAGGATAAAAGCCTGGATGCCATAACCTTATGGCATGTTTTTGAGCACATTGAAAACCAGGATGAAATGCTTGAAATATTTAACAGGAAATTAAAAGATAAAGGATTGCTGATTATTGCAGTGCCCAATCCCACGTCATATGATGCCAGACATTACAGGGAATATTGGGCAGCCTACGATGTACCTCGGCATATCTATCATTTTTCAAAAAAAGGAATGGAAAACTTAATTTCCAAAAAACCGAACTGGAAAATGAGAAAAATCAAGCCTCTGATTTTAGATTCTTATTATATCTCCATGTTGAGCGAAAAATATAAAAAATCTTCCCTTTTTTGGATAAAAGCAATCATTTACGGAACCATTTCTAATGTAAATGCCCTTTCTTCGAACGAATTTTCAAGTTTGATATATGTTATCGAAAAAAAGTAGAAACTCGGTTTTTGACCTATTTGTGAATGTCAATTTTCTTATATTCACGTAGAAAATGAGAATCTTGGAAAATTTTTCCAGGGTTTTTTACTTGAAATTTTAAGCAGCCGGAGTAAATTTTTCTGATTCCATATCATGGCTACTCCTCTCCTACCCTGTTTACAATTTTATGACTGAAATAAAATGTATATATTTTGCAATCTCTTAAGCTGCTGTCATCTGTGGTGGAATTCATAACTGTTCGCTAAATTTAACTTTCCTTTAAAAAGCCGGACAGATACCAAAGCAAAAGTCCACTGTGATTCAGTGGACTTTATAAATCGTATATGGAATATATTATTTATTGATTGCGGCAACGCCGGGCAGTTCCAGTCCTTCCAGGCTTTCAAGCATTGCTCCCCCGCCGGTAGAAACATAACTCACTTTGTCATCATACCCGAACTGTTTTACAAAAGCCACACTGTCTCCCCCTCCTACTAAAGAAAAAGCGCCCAGCTTTGTAGCTTCAGCAATACTGTCACCTAATGCAACCGTTCCTGCAGCAAAATTCGACATTTCAAAAACCCCGATCGGGCCATTCCAAAGAATGGTTCTTGAATTTAAAAGGATATCATTGAACTGATCTCTGGACTTCGGACCTGCATCCATGCCCATCCATCCTTCCGGGATTGTATAAATATCCGATTCTTTTCTTTCTGCATCATTACTGAAATGCTCAGCGATGATTACATCAGAAGGCAGA
The sequence above is a segment of the Chryseobacterium sp. JJR-5R genome. Coding sequences within it:
- a CDS encoding bifunctional UDP-N-acetylmuramoyl-tripeptide:D-alanyl-D-alanine ligase/alanine racemase, whose translation is MNYTIQQIAEITSAEVIGDNKSVIRNIAFDSRIIYSIRDTAFIAINTQKNSGEKFIESAIARGITVIISKRQYPQFENITWIIVEDPIAFLQTLARYHFENNQLKSVGITGSNGKTILKEWLYQCLWNEFSTVKSPKSFNSQIGLPLSLLQINPSHELGIFEVGISKPEEMEKLESIFHPQIGLLTHIGTAHLANFENEEELINEKIRLFKTSEVIIYNGDNRLVDRKLKELYSGKKLISYGLKENNHVRFKTDVPRNDNAVVLYFDEEISFPVHQRDEATLTNALALIAVLKELNIENRKIIEKINSLKAVEMRLEAVEGIRNNSIINDYFNLDLDSLKTALQFLNEYNKKKKRSLVLTDMIGVNENHHQLYEEVSELVNEQKFDHVFLIGDEISDFSGLFEAETFTFIDTQELIESRHLNEIENQIILLKGARKFEIERLKEILELRKHDTVLEINLNAILHNINFHKSLLKPATKMMAMVKANAYGLGSYEISEFLQHHHIDYLGVAFADEGVELRKKGITVPIIVMNPEQHSYETVIRYNLEPEIYSFRVLELFDKAVQKSGHDAKYPIHIKLETGMHRLGFKGDELDRLSEILNHRNLQIQSIFSHLSSSDIPDEKEFTLAQLKMFEKNSAYLIKKLDYTPMRHILNSSGITGYTDHQYDMVRIGIGMLGESPNYEIQKQLHSVVSFKTVISQISIVEKDESVGYSRRFKAERTTRIATIPVGYADGIPRLIGNQVGNVGVNKTLAPIVGSICMDMMMINVDHISHLKEGDPVTLFNAKPSLKEFADYCKTITYEVLTSISPRVKRIYIKD
- a CDS encoding patatin-like phospholipase family protein → MKKLLVLLFAFQILLIHSQVKNDLKIPNNPRIGLSLAGGGAKGFSHVGVLKVLDSLGVKVDYISGTSMGAIVGGLYASGYSGKEIEKIVMDTDFYSLILDPKTTRQETTFFNKSVDKYLLSIPLKNGKITLPSSISTGQKNVYLLKELFKNVSNINDFSKLPIPFMCIATNLESGNMEIFEKGDLVQSIMASSAFPSLMDPVKIGDSIYIDGAMTVNYPSKPLKDKGIDIVIGVDLNQDLSKREDLNSIVAILNQVIDFGIKKDTRRQYKYTDINIKPDLKGMTATSYDDKKKILDSGYAEGLKYAEILNELPKRPFDRLRQHINPIYSNVYKIDSVSIEGGRIYGENYVLGKMGLRLPSLQTYGSINKKIDKLVATNNYKFINYDIVTENNANYLKLYVTEDNSRHFVKFGLHYDEIFKTGLLLNYSAKRLLFRNSNLSLDVIVGDKPRYYLNYFIDNGYIPGVGIYSSGMSFDLRDADNNNTEKWMWLRNEVYIQSIWKDKFAVGGGISNDYFEAESNGTNKRYNRFLNPYIFLKSDTQDDKDFPTRGIYINAEGKVIDLLKSEVDKRLVQVKADIRINFPVTRQFAYRLNLYGGITIGENLPQFYQYSLGGIFEQNLVNFRSFSGFYFGQLSTNNVILISNDVQFKFSKNYFISGNFSLANLSDDISFEDAVKLNYSSVGLTAGYKSPFGQIKINFSHSLKNNQKGIFSVILGHWF
- the ybeY gene encoding rRNA maturation RNase YbeY gives rise to the protein MIQFFYENVPESVSTGYTAWLEDIIISEGKKPGDINYIFCDDEYLLKVNQDYLQHDYYTDIITFDYVKGKTISGEIFVSLQRISDNASTLLKDYEEELRRVLAHGILHLSGYKDKTQQEEMIMRSKEDFYLAKYEH
- the mnmG gene encoding tRNA uridine-5-carboxymethylaminomethyl(34) synthesis enzyme MnmG, giving the protein MISETYDVIVVGAGHAGCEAAAAAANLGSKTLLVTMNMQTIGQMSCNPAMGGIAKGQIVREIDAMGGYSGIIADKSAIQFKMLNLSKGPAMWSPRTQNDRMLFAEEWRLALENTPNLDFFQDMVKQLIIENNKVAGVVTSLGIEIKAHSVVLTNGTFLNGLIHVGDKQLGGGRMGEPRAFGITEQLVSLGFEAGRMKTGTPPRVDGRSLDYSKMEEQKGDENPQKFSYLDTPVLTRQLSCHIVYTNEAVHDILREGFDRSPMFNGTIQSLGPRYCPSIEDKINRFAERNRHQLFVEPEGWKTVEIYVNGFSSSLPEDVQVKAMKHIPGFENVKVFRPGYAIEYDYFPPTQLKHTLETKLIEHLYFAGQINGTTGYEEAAGQGLMAGINAHNKVHQKDEFILNRDEAYIGVLIDDLITKGTEEPYRMFTSRAEYRLLLRQDNADIRLTRKSFELGLAKEERLEKVEQKVAHSEELESFLRETSLKPGMINPILDSIESSPVDQAYRASQILTRPNMTLEKLESIEAIKEKASQYSNEVKEQAEINIKYKGYIEKEKENVAKLNRLENIKIPEDFEYAKISSLSAEARQKMTNVKPKTIAQAGRISGVSPADINVLLVYLGR
- a CDS encoding class I SAM-dependent methyltransferase, with the translated sequence MKIKDHFLSQEIFEIKETDTQGIFKTSPIPSNISRYYESEDYISHHQDSGSLKEKLYKFLQSFNLQYKKTILLDRIKKGAKVLDYGCGAGEFVKYIENDFETFGFEPDADARKAAQNKISKAAILDDINLIQDKSLDAITLWHVFEHIENQDEMLEIFNRKLKDKGLLIIAVPNPTSYDARHYREYWAAYDVPRHIYHFSKKGMENLISKKPNWKMRKIKPLILDSYYISMLSEKYKKSSLFWIKAIIYGTISNVNALSSNEFSSLIYVIEKK